In Deinococcus psychrotolerans, the genomic window CGAACAGAGCGTGCCTGCCGGAACCGCCAGCCTTATTATCGCGGCGGGGCCGGTCATTACGGCGCTGATCGCCACCCGCTTTGCCGCAGAAAAGCTGACCCTGCTCGGCTGGCTCGGTACCTTCATCAGTTTGGCGGGCGTGCTGCTGATCGTCTTGGGCGGCGGGCAGGGCGTGTCGTTTACTGGCGGCGCGATTTTGATTTTGCTGGCCGCGCTGTTTACCAGCATTTATTTCGTGTTCCAGCGGCCCATTCTCGGGCGCATGAAGCCGCTGAATTTCACGGTTTGGAGTTTGCTGCTGGGCACGCTGCCGATGCTGATTTTCCTGCCGGGCTTCGCGGGCGAGTGGCGGGCCGCGCCGCTGAGCGCTCACCTGGCGGTCATTTATCTGGGAATCTTTCCCTCGGCGCTGGCGTACCTGACATGGACATTTGCGCTGTCGCGGGTGAGTGCCAGCGCCACCACCAGTTTCTTATTTGTCAGTCCGGTGCTGGCCACCCTGATCGCTTGGCTATGGCTGGGCGAGGTGCCGGGAGGAATTTCGCTGCTTGGCGGCGCGGTGGCGCTTATCGGGGTGCTGTTGGTCAATACTTTGGGCCGCCCCGCGCCTGCCCGCGCCCAGTCTGATCCAATCGCACAACCTGACTCAACCGCCCAGTCCAGCGCTGAAACCCGCAGGCTTTCATGACCCCGCTGCCTGATCAACCGCTGCCCGGTCAACCGTTAACTAAGTCAGCAGCCCCCCTTCCACTCGCTGAGCTGCCGCAAGCTGATGTCAGGGGCAGCGTCTCCGGCACGGCGGCCATCGAACTCCAGGACGTGAGCTTGCGCCTCGGCGGGCGTGAGGTGCTGAGCGGCGTCAATCTGGAGGTGCGGCGCGGCGAGTTTCTGGCGATCATCGGGCCGTCGGGCGGTGGCAAAAGCACGCTGCTGAGAATCGTCTCGGGGCTGCTCCGCGCCGATTCGGGAGAAGTGGCGGTGCGCGGGCGGCCCGCCTACGTCTTTCAAGATGACCGCTTGCTGCCGTGGCGCTCGGCCCTCAGAAACGTCTCGCTGCCGTGTGAACTCGGCTCGGGTGGGGTGCTGACCCCCGGTGAGGCGCTGAAGTTGGTGGGCATGGCGGCCTACGGCGATTACCTGCCGGCCCAGCTCTCCGGCGGCATGCGGGCGCGGGTGGGGCTGGCCCGCGCTCTGGCGCAGTCAGGCGACATTTTGCTGCTCGACGAGCCGTTCGCCGCGCTCGACGCCCTGGTGCGCGAGCGCTTCAACGACGAGCTGCGCCACCTGCACGAAAAAACTGGTCAGACCACTTTGATGGTCACGCATTCGATCCGTGAAGCGGTGCTGCTGGCCGACAGGGTGGCGGTGCTGCGCGGCGGCAAAATCGTGGCGCTGCTCGAAACGCGCGGTCAGGGGCGGCTGAGCGCATACACCGAGGGAACCGAAGCGCAGTTGCGCTCACTGCTCGGCAGCGGAGACAGCACCCACAACTGGTCGCCGCCGCCAGC contains:
- a CDS encoding DMT family transporter, translated to MTPVSPPVPAPSSRLDALSLGAICITILFWASAFAGIRAGLQVFSPGHLTLYRFLVASAVLLVYALVTRIPLPSRADALRIFGLSFCGITLYHALLNYGEQSVPAGTASLIIAAGPVITALIATRFAAEKLTLLGWLGTFISLAGVLLIVLGGGQGVSFTGGAILILLAALFTSIYFVFQRPILGRMKPLNFTVWSLLLGTLPMLIFLPGFAGEWRAAPLSAHLAVIYLGIFPSALAYLTWTFALSRVSASATTSFLFVSPVLATLIAWLWLGEVPGGISLLGGAVALIGVLLVNTLGRPAPARAQSDPIAQPDSTAQSSAETRRLS
- a CDS encoding ABC transporter permease subunit, coding for MTPLPDQPLPGQPLTKSAAPLPLAELPQADVRGSVSGTAAIELQDVSLRLGGREVLSGVNLEVRRGEFLAIIGPSGGGKSTLLRIVSGLLRADSGEVAVRGRPAYVFQDDRLLPWRSALRNVSLPCELGSGGVLTPGEALKLVGMAAYGDYLPAQLSGGMRARVGLARALAQSGDILLLDEPFAALDALVRERFNDELRHLHEKTGQTTLMVTHSIREAVLLADRVAVLRGGKIVALLETRGQGRLSAYTEGTEAQLRSLLGSGDSTHNWSPPPAERSKSEWLPVLALALGLLIWQGLAVRINADYLLPTPLRVWQVFWQNRADLLSQLGYTASVALLGALLGSAFGVLIGYPMARLRWLERFLSPLLIASQSTPTVVLAPVLLLWLGFGILPGILVSALTAFYPVLVSTLVGVREVDRTYQELFSTLRATPLQRLLHLELPGALPVLLGGLRLSLSLALIGAVVWEFTSNQRGLGFAINQARQSYQTPRVFAAIALLVLLGVALYSVVAWLERREQRRRGR